The following are encoded together in the Daphnia magna isolate NIES linkage group LG8, ASM2063170v1.1, whole genome shotgun sequence genome:
- the LOC116929795 gene encoding isovaleryl-CoA dehydrogenase, mitochondrial: MSSLLFSRLLGNVNRGCQTRRLLPVIATFSCPQQRQMTHYPIDDIISGLTDEQIQLRKTVFDFVQKELAPKANEIDKMNTFPEMREFYKKCGSLGLLGITAKSEYGGSDGGYLDHCIIMEEISRASGAIGLSYGAHSNLCVNQISRNGSEEQKKKYLPKLCSGEHIGALAMSEPGSGSDVVSMRTKAEKKGDYYVLNGNKFWITNGPDADVLIIYAKTGTGDTKPQHGITAFIIEKDMPGFRTAQKLDKLGMRGSNTCELIFEDCKVPASNILGKLNHGVYVLMSGLESERLVLASGPVGIMQACCDTAFEYAHIRKQFGKRIGEFQLIQGKMADMYTTLGACRSYLYCVARACDRGHASNKDCAGIILYTAEKATLMALDAIQILGGNGYINDYPTGRYLRDAKLYEIGAGTSEVRRSIIGRSLNEEYK; the protein is encoded by the exons ATGTCGAGTTTGTTATTTTCCCGTCTTCTTGGAAATGTTAATCGAGGATGCCAAACTCGAAGATTACTTCCAGTTATTGCAACATTTTCCTGCCCACAACAACGCCAAATGACGCATTATCCAATAGATGATATAATTAGTGGCCTAACAGATGAACAAATTCAG CTGAGGAAAACTGTTTTTGACTTCGTGCAGAAAGAACTCGCCCCAAAAGCCaatgaaattgataaaatgAACACTTTCCCAGAGATGAGA GAGTTTTACAAGAAATGTGGTTCCCTAGGATTATTGGGTATTACTGCCAAGTCAGAATATGGTGGAAGTGATGGAGGTTACTTGGACCACTGCATCATCATGGAAGAAATTTCAAGAGCTTCTGGAGCAATTGGTCTGAGTTATGGCGCTCATTCCAACTTGTGTGTCAATCAAATTTCCCGTAATGGATCTgaagagcaaaaaaagaaataccttCCTAAG CTCTGCTCGGGTGAGCATATAGGAGCATTGGCCATGTCTGAGCCTGGCTCGGGCTCTGACGTCGTTTCGATGCGGACAAAAGCCGAAAAAAAGGGCGATTACTACGTCTTGAATGGAAATAAATTCTGGATCACAAACGGTCCTGACGCAGATGTTCTCATTATCTACGCCAAAACTGGAACTGGTGATACAAAGCCCCAGCACGGAATCACTGCTTTTATTATTGAAAAAGATATGCCTGGTTTCCGTACGGCACAGAAACTTGATAAACTTGGAATGCGAGGCTCAAACACGTGTGAACTCATTTTTGAGGACTGCAAAGTACCAGCTTCCAATATTCTcggaaaacttaaccacggTGTCTATGTGCTAATGAGCGGACTGGAGTCTGAACGACTCGTTTTAGCGTCTGGACCTGTCGG TATTATGCAGGCGTGTTGCGATACAGCATTTGAATATGCTCACATTCGCAAGCAATTTGGCAAAAGAATCGGAGAGTTCCAGTTGATCCAAGGGAAAATGGCAGATATGTATACGACACTCGGTGCTTGTCGTTCCTATTTATACTGTGTAGCTAGAGCTTGTGATCGCGGTCACGCCAGCAACAAAGATTGCGCTGGAATAATCCTCTACACAGCAGAGAAAGCCACGCTGATGGCTTTGGACGCTATTCAAATCTTGGGTGGTAATGGATACATAAACGATTATCCCACTGGACGCTATTTGCGAGATGCCAAGCTCTATGAAATCGGAGCTGGAACCAGCGAAGTCCGTCGTTCCATTATTGGCCGATCATTGAATGAAGAGTACAAGTGA
- the LOC116929408 gene encoding homeobox protein abdominal-A, with amino-acid sequence MTTPVHPPSQSTTPVNHNNTTTSNNRQAANGIPTHHYGDHHAGSGRGGNSAGVLVLPPTSAAAAAAAAAAAAAFNYGAMAHFAGLSLENFNNHMQQQQQQQSGNNSTTLVDSAQQQQSSLNHLNHLLHQQTQQHHHQFDLSSSVEDSVLAAAATTLINQLSPQEPTYVNL; translated from the coding sequence ATGACAACACCGGTTCATCCCCCATCGCAGTCTACGACTCCAGTCAACCACAACAACACGACTACCAGCAACAACAGGCAAGCAGCCAACGGCATCCCGACTCACCATTACGGCGATCATCACGCTGGAAGCGGCCGCGGTGGCAACTCTGCCGGCGTCCTCGTCTTACCGCCGACATCGGCTGCAGCGGCTGCGGCGGCCGCCGCTGCAGCAGCCGCTTTCAATTACGGAGCCATGGCCCATTTTGCCGGCCTGTCGTTGGAGAATTTCAACAACCATatgcaacagcaacagcaacagcagagtggcaaTAACAGCACGACATTAGTGGACTCTGCGCAACAGCAACAGTCGTCTCTGAATCATTTGAATCATCTCCTCCATCAGCAGACGCAACAACATCATCATCAGTTTGATCTGTCGTCATCGGTTGAAGACTCCGTTCTGGCCGCAGCCGCTACGACGCTCATCAACCAGCTGTCACCGCAAGAGCCTACCTATGTCAACCTGTAA